The Bacillus vallismortis genome window below encodes:
- a CDS encoding serine protease: MKLVSTFRKRWFTGLTVLCLALAAAVSFGAPAKAAENPQMSVSNNGKEADATKNQTSKEEQVSDPYEGTGKTSKSLYGQKGLEKNIQALQPSSIIGTDERTRISSTTSFPYRATVQLSIKYPNTSSTYGCTGFLVNANTVVTAGHCVYSQDHGWASTITAAPGRNGSSYPYGTYSGTMFYSVKGWTESNNTNYDYGAIKLNGSPGNTVGWYGYRTTNSSSPAGLSSSVTGFPCDKTFGTMWSDTKPIRSAETYKLTYTTDTYGCQSGSPVYRNYSDTGQTAIAIHTNGGSSYNLGTRVTNDVFNNIQYWANQ; encoded by the coding sequence ATGAAATTAGTTTCAACATTCAGAAAAAGATGGTTCACTGGTTTAACGGTTTTATGTTTGGCATTGGCAGCGGCGGTATCTTTCGGCGCACCGGCAAAAGCGGCAGAGAACCCGCAAATGTCTGTATCGAATAACGGTAAAGAAGCCGATGCTACGAAAAACCAAACGTCAAAAGAAGAACAGGTTTCCGATCCTTATGAGGGAACCGGGAAAACAAGTAAATCGCTTTACGGCCAAAAGGGACTGGAAAAAAACATTCAAGCCTTACAGCCTTCGAGTATCATCGGAACCGATGAACGCACCAGAATCTCCAGCACTACATCTTTTCCTTACAGAGCAACTGTCCAACTTTCAATCAAGTATCCCAACACCTCAAGCACATATGGATGCACCGGGTTTTTAGTCAATGCCAATACAGTCGTAACGGCTGGACATTGTGTGTACAGCCAGGATCATGGATGGGCTTCAACGATTACAGCCGCGCCGGGCCGCAACGGTTCGTCATATCCTTATGGAACTTATTCAGGCACGATGTTTTACTCCGTTAAAGGATGGACGGAAAGCAATAACACCAATTATGATTACGGAGCTATTAAATTAAACGGTTCTCCCGGAAACACGGTTGGCTGGTACGGCTATCGGACAACAAACAGCAGCAGTCCCGCGGGACTTTCCTCGTCAGTGACAGGATTCCCGTGTGACAAAACATTTGGCACAATGTGGTCTGATACAAAGCCGATTCGATCCGCTGAAACATATAAGCTGACCTATACAACAGATACGTACGGCTGCCAAAGCGGCTCACCTGTTTATCGAAACTACAGTGATACAGGACAGACAGCTATTGCGATTCACACGAACGGGGGATCGTCATACAACTTGGGAACAAGGGTGACGAACGATGTATTCAACAATATTCAATATTGGGCAAATCAATAA
- a CDS encoding DUF2606 family protein, translating into MYSTIFNIGQINKYSKLAIFMFILFLCGCSSPTQSAQKETTIPVTLHVEDAEGVPVEGVQVTIVAAPVSDQEPSIEIGEILGKTDKNGDIKWDTGKKGNYSVALTKDEKSVTHHISLTEDKKDKVIPLVFKE; encoded by the coding sequence ATGTATTCAACAATATTCAATATTGGGCAAATCAATAAATACAGCAAATTAGCCATTTTCATGTTTATTTTGTTTTTATGCGGGTGCAGTTCACCGACCCAATCTGCTCAGAAAGAAACAACGATTCCTGTCACTCTTCATGTGGAGGATGCTGAGGGGGTGCCGGTTGAAGGAGTGCAAGTGACGATTGTCGCAGCACCGGTCTCAGATCAAGAGCCGAGTATAGAGATTGGCGAGATACTCGGCAAAACAGACAAAAATGGAGACATCAAATGGGATACCGGCAAAAAAGGTAACTACTCAGTCGCATTGACGAAGGATGAAAAATCAGTAACCCATCACATCTCATTAACAGAGGATAAAAAAGATAAGGTCATTCCATTAGTTTTCAAAGAATAG
- a CDS encoding alpha/beta fold hydrolase: protein MTQYSMQPAAAESGLRFYQAYDQSLSLWPIESEAFYVSTRFGKTHIMASGPKDAPSLVLLHRGLFSSLMWYPNIAAWSSQYRTYAVDIIGDKNKSIPSAALDTRADCAEWLKDVLDSLELETAHLAGLSLGGSHIVNFLLQSPERVERAVVMSPAEAFISYYPDVYKFAAGLTGSRGAEAYIKWVTASRYDLHPALQRQIVAGVEWQDEQRSLKPTENGFPYVFTDRELKSIAVPMLLMFGEHEVMCHQQMALERASILVPGIQAEIVKNAGHLLSLEQPEYVNQRVLSFLSEE from the coding sequence ATGACACAATATTCGATGCAGCCTGCCGCGGCTGAAAGCGGTCTTCGCTTTTACCAGGCATATGATCAAAGCCTTTCTTTGTGGCCGATTGAGTCGGAAGCATTCTATGTTTCTACTCGTTTTGGAAAAACGCATATCATGGCAAGTGGGCCAAAGGACGCACCTTCGCTCGTTTTGCTTCACAGGGGGCTCTTCAGCTCTCTTATGTGGTATCCGAATATCGCGGCGTGGAGCAGTCAATATCGTACATATGCGGTCGATATAATAGGAGACAAAAACAAAAGTATACCATCAGCTGCTCTGGATACGAGAGCAGATTGCGCAGAATGGCTGAAAGACGTCTTAGATTCGCTTGAACTTGAGACCGCACACTTGGCAGGCCTCTCGCTGGGGGGTTCCCATATCGTGAATTTTTTGCTCCAATCGCCTGAAAGAGTAGAGCGGGCGGTTGTGATGAGTCCTGCTGAAGCATTTATATCATATTATCCAGATGTCTATAAATTTGCTGCGGGCCTTACAGGGTCAAGAGGAGCTGAGGCATATATCAAGTGGGTCACGGCTAGCCGTTATGATCTGCATCCTGCGCTGCAAAGACAAATTGTGGCGGGTGTGGAATGGCAGGATGAACAAAGAAGCCTGAAACCGACAGAAAACGGCTTTCCGTACGTGTTCACAGACCGGGAATTGAAATCGATTGCGGTCCCGATGCTGCTGATGTTCGGTGAGCACGAGGTCATGTGCCATCAGCAAATGGCTTTAGAGCGGGCTTCAATATTGGTGCCGGGAATTCAGGCTGAAATCGTGAAGAACGCCGGGCATTTGTTATCTCTGGAGCAGCCAGAGTACGTCAATCAACGAGTCTTGTCCTTTTTGAGCGAAGAATAA
- the pssA gene encoding CDP-diacylglycerol--serine O-phosphatidyltransferase, protein MNYIPCMITIGNFICGLLAIHSLLYHNIHSAVLFIFTGMLLDFFDGMAARKLNAVSDMGKELDSFADLVTFGVAPSMLAYSVALYSLPFIGILCALTYSICGMLRLSKFNIEQSKLPTFIGMPIPFAGMCLVILSFTYNPILLAIGTCGLSYLMVSKIKFPHFKKHAAENLESGRWN, encoded by the coding sequence GTGAATTATATCCCCTGTATGATTACGATAGGAAATTTTATTTGCGGACTGCTGGCGATTCATTCCTTGTTATATCACAACATTCATTCAGCAGTGCTCTTCATTTTTACCGGCATGCTTCTCGATTTTTTTGACGGGATGGCTGCACGTAAGCTGAATGCCGTTTCTGATATGGGAAAAGAACTGGATTCGTTTGCCGACCTAGTGACGTTTGGTGTGGCTCCTTCAATGCTTGCTTACAGTGTCGCATTATACTCTCTTCCATTTATCGGGATTTTATGCGCATTGACGTACAGCATTTGCGGAATGCTTCGCCTCTCTAAATTTAACATTGAACAAAGTAAGCTTCCGACATTTATCGGAATGCCGATTCCATTTGCGGGCATGTGTCTTGTGATTCTCAGCTTTACCTATAATCCGATCCTGCTGGCGATCGGCACTTGCGGACTTTCATATTTAATGGTGAGCAAAATTAAATTTCCTCATTTTAAAAAACACGCGGCAGAAAACCTGGAGTCCGGGAGATGGAATTAG
- a CDS encoding DedA family protein, producing the protein MELVQQLIADYGYLAIFLMLVLGIVGLPIPDEVMMTVVGYFTHTDVLNYELSIFISFVGALSGMLISYMIGRKAGRPFIDKYGKWVGLKEKRMMKVEKWMKKYGPYSLILGYFIPGVRHMTCYFSGIGKMELKTYIAFAAIGAFLWCFIFITIGRVIGIIHV; encoded by the coding sequence ATGGAATTAGTTCAGCAGCTCATAGCGGATTACGGTTATCTCGCTATTTTTTTGATGCTCGTATTAGGGATTGTTGGATTGCCGATACCGGATGAAGTGATGATGACTGTCGTCGGCTACTTTACGCATACGGACGTGCTGAATTATGAGCTTTCGATATTCATCAGTTTTGTCGGGGCTTTGTCAGGTATGCTGATCAGCTACATGATCGGCAGAAAAGCCGGCCGCCCATTTATCGACAAGTACGGCAAGTGGGTCGGATTAAAAGAAAAGAGAATGATGAAAGTTGAAAAATGGATGAAGAAATACGGTCCATATTCGCTTATTTTAGGTTATTTCATACCCGGCGTCAGACATATGACGTGCTACTTTTCGGGAATAGGCAAAATGGAACTGAAAACGTATATTGCGTTTGCGGCAATCGGCGCCTTTTTATGGTGCTTTATTTTTATTACAATCGGAAGGGTTATAGGGATTATTCATGTTTAA
- a CDS encoding phosphatidylserine decarboxylase, protein MFNTAVKILYRSLIELTNHRLSSYLIKGFCESKISKPVIPLFSKHFRLNWDDVDGTAADYGSLSELFIRHIDLERRPVSKELQAVVSPVDGVVQTVGKINPNQTFTVKGKDYSFAELTGCKRADHQYNGGYFVVLYLSPRHYHRFHSPISCRYQKLAELGNRSYPVNQLGLKYGKDVLSKNYRFVYELNGGSRSVLMIPVGALNINSIVQTSTRDELEIGEELGYFSFGSTVILIFEKDAFKPAANLTEGQEVQVGELIGYEE, encoded by the coding sequence ATGTTTAACACAGCTGTAAAGATTCTGTATCGTTCATTGATAGAGCTGACGAATCATCGTCTGTCATCCTATCTGATTAAAGGATTTTGCGAGTCTAAAATCAGCAAACCGGTCATTCCGCTTTTCTCAAAACATTTTCGGCTAAATTGGGATGATGTTGACGGTACGGCCGCTGATTATGGTTCGCTGTCCGAATTGTTCATTCGACATATTGATCTGGAGCGGCGCCCTGTTTCAAAAGAGTTGCAGGCGGTGGTCAGCCCTGTTGACGGTGTGGTTCAGACGGTGGGAAAAATCAACCCGAATCAAACCTTTACGGTAAAGGGAAAAGATTATTCATTCGCTGAGCTGACCGGCTGTAAACGCGCGGACCATCAATACAACGGCGGTTACTTCGTCGTGCTGTATCTAAGCCCGCGGCATTATCACCGTTTCCATTCCCCAATCAGCTGCAGGTATCAAAAGCTGGCCGAGCTCGGAAATCGTTCATACCCGGTAAATCAATTAGGGTTAAAATACGGAAAAGATGTGCTGTCGAAAAATTATCGCTTTGTATACGAGCTGAATGGCGGCAGTCGAAGTGTCCTGATGATTCCTGTCGGCGCGTTGAATATTAACTCTATCGTGCAGACAAGTACCCGGGACGAGCTGGAGATTGGCGAGGAGCTGGGATACTTTTCATTCGGCTCAACCGTCATTTTGATTTTTGAAAAAGACGCGTTCAAGCCGGCCGCCAATTTAACAGAAGGCCAGGAAGTCCAAGTCGGAGAATTGATAGGTTACGAAGAGTAA
- a CDS encoding erythromycin esterase family protein has protein sequence MKRMIVKMALPLLIVCLVFSSFSASARAVSEEKHWERWIERHARPLDASDASNKDLRFLKKVLKGKRIVQLGETTHGAGEINATKIRMIKYLHEELGYDVLAFESGFSDTNTSYLNMGQSTSKSTMKNSIYAVWHTEDVVELFDYMKEQKEKGDPLILTGFDIQSLKASFNDNANQWVKAVNPEKAELLSQSENDFSELVTGSSTFEEFTQKKEVLVKNYGELIQFAETHASKLKAQLPKEPKAYEMFMHSLQLRIDVMETYMPQEMKQKLEDYPEKLEDLPFVLRDRMMADQFQWIADTLYPKKKIIVWGHNYHLRKQNTKMIKDMTQANTPNMGDYLPERLKKQTYTIGIYAYSGASLDSSDNKTVTPVTSPPPTGSLEALLKAADHPAVFVDFLHTKNKKGTSWMYTPRTALYWGFMEEQMILKEQYDGVIWLEHITPSVIIK, from the coding sequence TTGAAACGAATGATAGTGAAAATGGCTCTGCCGCTGCTGATCGTCTGTCTGGTGTTTTCTTCTTTTTCAGCCTCAGCCCGGGCTGTTTCTGAAGAAAAACATTGGGAGCGCTGGATTGAACGACATGCGCGTCCACTGGATGCTTCCGATGCTTCAAACAAAGACCTTCGCTTTTTGAAGAAGGTGCTGAAGGGAAAACGAATCGTTCAGTTAGGAGAAACCACACACGGCGCTGGCGAAATCAATGCAACAAAGATCCGCATGATCAAATACCTCCATGAAGAATTAGGATATGATGTTTTGGCATTCGAGTCCGGATTTTCGGATACAAATACATCCTACCTCAATATGGGCCAATCCACCTCTAAGAGCACGATGAAAAACTCCATTTACGCCGTTTGGCACACAGAAGATGTCGTTGAACTGTTTGATTACATGAAAGAGCAAAAAGAGAAAGGCGATCCGCTTATCTTGACCGGTTTTGATATTCAAAGCCTTAAAGCTTCATTTAATGATAATGCGAATCAATGGGTGAAGGCGGTGAACCCGGAAAAAGCTGAGCTGCTTTCCCAATCAGAAAACGATTTTTCAGAATTGGTGACTGGCAGTAGCACCTTTGAGGAATTTACGCAAAAGAAGGAAGTGCTGGTGAAAAACTACGGTGAGCTTATTCAATTCGCAGAAACACATGCATCGAAGTTAAAAGCACAACTACCGAAAGAGCCGAAAGCTTATGAGATGTTTATGCATTCTCTCCAGCTGCGAATTGACGTAATGGAAACGTATATGCCTCAAGAAATGAAACAAAAGCTAGAGGATTATCCGGAGAAATTAGAGGATTTACCTTTCGTTTTAAGAGACCGAATGATGGCTGATCAATTTCAGTGGATTGCCGACACCCTTTATCCAAAAAAGAAAATCATTGTCTGGGGCCACAATTACCATCTCCGCAAACAGAATACGAAAATGATTAAGGATATGACACAGGCAAACACTCCTAATATGGGTGATTATTTGCCGGAGCGGCTGAAAAAACAAACATATACGATTGGTATTTATGCATATTCAGGCGCCAGTCTTGATAGCTCAGACAATAAGACCGTTACGCCGGTCACAAGCCCGCCGCCGACTGGAAGTCTCGAAGCTTTGCTGAAGGCTGCGGACCATCCAGCTGTGTTTGTTGATTTTCTCCATACAAAAAACAAGAAAGGCACTTCGTGGATGTATACCCCGCGGACAGCACTTTATTGGGGATTCATGGAAGAGCAGATGATCCTGAAGGAACAATATGACGGTGTCATTTGGCTGGAGCATATCACGCCATCTGTCATTATCAAGTGA
- a CDS encoding helix-turn-helix transcriptional regulator — MYYEKAVQKTIDWIESHLHEQISSEDIVNVSGFSKFHFHRIFQKEVGMSVASYIRLRRLANAAAALLYTDLRIIDIALYYQFESQEAFTRTFKKLYHMPPGAYRTFMKRFTSKKEESYMEKKMKGWVLSGSHPFQFEMGVDRENVHQGKASGYLKSTMVQGNGEFATMMQQFKADRYLGKRLRLSSFIKTKGVQHFASLWMRVDSAADDVLQFDNMSNRPITGTTNWNHYAIVLDVPEKSAVISFGVLLSGPGQMWMDHVVFEEVDESIPSTNLEMPGELLDEPINLSFEEELQK; from the coding sequence ATGTATTATGAAAAAGCTGTCCAGAAAACAATCGATTGGATTGAATCACATTTACATGAGCAAATATCAAGTGAGGATATTGTAAACGTTTCAGGCTTTTCAAAATTCCATTTTCATCGGATTTTTCAAAAAGAAGTCGGCATGTCGGTTGCTTCTTATATTCGGTTAAGGCGTCTTGCGAATGCAGCGGCAGCTTTGCTTTATACAGATCTTCGCATTATTGATATTGCTTTGTATTATCAGTTTGAATCTCAAGAAGCATTTACGAGGACGTTCAAAAAGCTGTATCACATGCCGCCTGGCGCATATCGAACATTTATGAAGCGTTTTACCTCAAAAAAGGAGGAATCTTACATGGAGAAAAAAATGAAGGGCTGGGTTTTGAGCGGGAGCCATCCGTTCCAATTCGAAATGGGGGTTGACCGGGAAAATGTACATCAGGGAAAAGCTTCAGGGTATTTAAAATCAACGATGGTGCAGGGCAACGGTGAATTTGCGACGATGATGCAGCAATTTAAGGCAGATCGCTATCTAGGAAAAAGGCTTCGGCTATCAAGTTTTATCAAAACAAAAGGAGTGCAGCATTTTGCCTCACTTTGGATGCGGGTTGACAGTGCTGCTGACGATGTTCTCCAATTTGACAATATGAGCAACAGGCCTATTACCGGGACAACCAATTGGAATCATTATGCTATTGTTTTAGATGTCCCTGAAAAGAGTGCTGTGATTTCCTTTGGTGTCCTATTATCTGGGCCGGGTCAGATGTGGATGGATCATGTTGTTTTTGAAGAGGTAGATGAGAGTATTCCTTCAACAAATCTTGAAATGCCGGGAGAACTTTTAGATGAGCCGATAAATTTATCTTTTGAAGAGGAACTACAAAAATAG
- a CDS encoding rhodanese-related sulfurtransferase produces the protein MEKQYRVLLYYKYVPIEDPEAFREQHLAFCKELGLLGRILVSSEGINGTVSGTVEQTEKYMQTMKADPRFADMVFKIDEEEGHAFKKIFVRHKEELVTLRLEDDVDPNETTGQHLKPAEFYEKMQDPNTIVLDARNDYEYDLGHFRGAVRPDIEAFRELPEWIEENKELLEGKQILTYCTGGVRCEKFSGWLMKQGFEDVSQLDGGIVTYGKDPEVQGKLWDGQCYVFDERISVPVNRVEHVVVGKDCFTGEPCERYVNCANPSCNKKMICTPENEYKYMRSCSHECRTNSRNLYVKEHNMTEEEVIARLAAIEKEDHAAAE, from the coding sequence ATGGAAAAACAATACAGAGTATTACTTTACTATAAATATGTTCCGATTGAAGATCCAGAGGCGTTTAGAGAGCAGCATTTGGCTTTTTGTAAGGAGCTTGGTTTGTTAGGCCGTATTCTTGTTTCTTCTGAAGGAATTAACGGTACGGTATCAGGTACGGTTGAACAGACTGAAAAATATATGCAAACAATGAAAGCTGATCCTCGTTTTGCGGATATGGTATTTAAAATTGATGAGGAAGAAGGCCATGCGTTCAAAAAAATCTTCGTCCGCCATAAGGAAGAGCTTGTAACGCTACGTCTTGAGGATGATGTGGATCCGAATGAAACAACGGGACAGCATTTGAAGCCTGCGGAATTTTACGAGAAAATGCAGGATCCTAACACAATTGTGCTCGACGCGCGTAACGATTACGAGTATGATCTTGGCCATTTCAGAGGTGCTGTCCGTCCTGACATCGAAGCCTTCCGTGAATTGCCTGAGTGGATTGAAGAGAACAAAGAACTGCTTGAAGGCAAACAGATTTTAACGTACTGCACGGGCGGGGTGCGCTGTGAAAAATTCTCAGGATGGCTGATGAAGCAAGGTTTTGAAGATGTATCACAGCTTGACGGCGGAATCGTGACTTACGGAAAAGATCCTGAGGTGCAAGGCAAGCTTTGGGACGGCCAGTGCTACGTCTTTGATGAAAGAATCAGCGTGCCTGTCAACCGTGTCGAGCATGTGGTTGTCGGAAAAGACTGCTTTACAGGTGAACCGTGTGAGCGTTATGTGAACTGCGCAAATCCATCTTGCAACAAAAAAATGATATGCACACCGGAAAATGAGTATAAGTATATGCGCAGCTGCAGCCACGAATGCCGCACGAACTCAAGAAACCTGTATGTCAAAGAGCACAATATGACAGAAGAAGAAGTCATCGCAAGACTGGCAGCGATTGAAAAAGAAGATCACGCTGCTGCTGAATAG